TTAACCAATCTAGTGTGTCTAAATATTTGCATGTCAATGCTTACGACACTATGGGCTTATTTggttttgcagcctaaggttgccacatcTAACCTTAGTCGTGCCATAACAtcataggcatgtgtttggttaatTGTCACACTTGTGGCTCGCCACATTTTTCTAGCTACATGATCCATATGTTATAGGTTTAGTTTTTTGCTAAATCTTgtcacacttgtggtggccattttgttagccacactttttgcGGCAGCCACACTTTATCTAAGTTTAGTGGCGGCAAAATTAGTCATGAACCAAATAGGCCCTATGTACACTATACGTAGGCATTTAAAAAAATCTTTGTCTAGAAAATAAGAAAATCAATAGAATTTTTTAAGATGGTCCATCATTGAAGGTAAAAATCATGGGTATGAAATCTGCAATTTAtttagctcatcacaaacagtaatTAAGAGACAATATTACTCCTCAcatcccaaaataagtgattcAATTTTATACTGTACTGacttgtcccaaaataagtgacttaaCTTTActacaaagttagtataaagttgaatcacctattttgagatggagggagtatataacttTTGGTCTTTACCATGAAGCTTTGTCGCCGGTGTTTGTTTTAGTTTATTTTCTTGTGTTATCAGTTGTCATGTCTTTATCAGATTAATAAACCAGTGAATGGATAAACAGAGAAATCGCAGCGAGAGCAtttcactttcacaagtgcagcctTGCCAGGAATCATTCGACAGATTTCTCTAATCTTTCCATGCCACCCACCATGAGATGTAGCCAGAAGGAAGAAGATGGTGGGATTCCCGCGAACCAAGTGGCCAACTTGAGAAACGTTTTTATCATACCAAACGATCAACTCGTCCATTGATTAGTTGCATTGTCGATTATCACACCATCGCGAGTGGATTCCATAAAGAAATTGAGCGATACCCCACAAAAAAAGTTGGGCGATGACCGAGGGATCGATATATGACCCACAAACTAAACTAAGGCAGTGTTCGGCAACCCACCAGCTCCTCAAAATACGAGGAGTTGCGGAGTGGAGAGACTGCAGCTCCGTATTGTTTAACTGTAGCTCCGCCCTGCTCCCGGAGTGGAGCGGCGGAATGGAGAGACTTCGAACAGGGCTTAAGACGACCGTCGCTAGATCTTGGTTTTGTAGTGGCCGGTAATGCAGCGACAGTCTCCACCAGTGGTGTATTCGGTGGCATCAGACGTCAGGTCCATGACGAGAATTCCTAATCAGGATAAAAGGTAAAATGAATATATAGTACAAGAAGGGACAGCCATGACGATGACATTTTCTCTCTGCCTGTCTGCGGGTGGATGGGTGTATGCGCATTTTGCAATGCCTTTCTCTCCCTTTGTGCGAGTCGATGGGTGCATGTGCATTTTACAATGTCTTGGATAGTGCCGGCAGTAACTACTGTACTAAAAAAATATTGCTTCCCATGACGTCTTGTCGTGGAAAATTCGCAAATTGCAGAGAAAACGGGCCGAGCAAGCTGTGTGCGAAGCCGTCGGTTTAGCCCAGCCTAGCGCGTGAAGCTAAAGTAACTGTCGTACATGGTGTGTTGATCACATACCGAAACGAATGTCGATCGGGTGGCATTTCCTTGACGTTTGCTTTGAGATTTTTTTCTCCTTCTGGTTTCGTTGAAGATTTTGGTAGAGAAGTGAACACGTATCCACTAGATTTTGGTTGACAGTCGTCGATGCACTCCCATCTATCGAATCAGATCGCAAAAATCAAGCTAGCTTCAGACCCATCAGCCATCGGATGGACGCAACGCATCTTGTTTTGCACTGTTGGTGCATCTTTGAACGTTCAACATCTAGCAAAGGAACAGCAGTGAGCAGTGGGCTGAGCCCCCGCTGGCCGGCCCTTTTCCCGTTGGAGCCGGACCAACACGAGCCAATGATCGACTCGATCGCCGTACAAGGTTACCCGTGCATCGCCACGCAATTTCATTTGGTCGCGGTGGTTTACACCTGCAGTAGCTACTCTTGCGAGCAGGATGGGTGGTGGTGTTCAGCCACTTTCATGTCCAATAATAATGCATGGTTTTTATTTTACGTGCATTTTGTTGTGGTCAATGCATAAACTATATATAACTGATGGAAAGGGACTGGTAATATATTTCAACATCGATAACAATgaactaaggctggtcatagtgggagtaacataggtagtaacatagatgccacataagcaaaaatggtgatgtggcaagtagttaatgaggagagaggcaaatagagtaacataatatgttaccatcacatagcggtttccaatgcataatgagtctacaaagtaataaatgaaggcaactatgttaccacacctatgacactacccactatgaaggtagtaacatagactagtaacatatgtatgttactagtctaagttactccccactatgaccagcctaagagcaagtacaatagagctgagtcagctggCTATAAGAAATAAATTAGTATATtcttgcttagttggaggaaagagaagaagagagagaagggaagcgggctcttggtgaaaagccagctctagcacgtgctcctaggcactttgtgagagtgaaaggtgggccatataataaaaaagtagtacactcttctaatcaactattgtacatattggctataagatgggctatagataacatggcaatagcttatagccagcagttggctatactattaaccatgctctaagacgACCGCGGCCTCCTCCAACTTTGAATGCCGCTATACTAATTCTAAGCTAGCGAACTCCACGCCATCATACGTCAGCTGATCAGCTCCATGATGAGAGCACACCCTCTTATTTTTTTAAAGGGCTTCCATCCGATTTCGTTTATCAGAAACCAACTTTTTCGTGGAACGACTGCTCTTGTATGATACAGATACCGCGTCCAGTTGGTGAGGTGAGCGCGTGTTGCTTGCTTGCTTCGCATGGTATCTTGCCGTGGGAATTCCGCAAACTGCATACGACCGCGCAGACGTAGGCAGCATGACGAAATTCCAGAGCTACGCCCGTGTCCCGTGTCATGGTCATGGAATGAATCATTGGTGTGCACCGGCAAGATGGCATCAGTCTGGGTGTTGTTTTGCACTGCTGGGGCGTCTTTGAAAGTTCAACGTCTACTACTTCCAACAAAGGAACAGCAGTGACAGTGAGCAGAGCCCCCGCCGGGTGTAGCTAGGCCGACCTTTTCCCGTTGCAGGCCAGACCAGCGCGAGTCCTTGTAGTTGTAGGAGTAGCTTGTACTCATCGCCACGAAACTTCATTTGGCCGCCGTGCTTTCCACCTGCAGTAGTTACTACTGGTGCACGTGCAAGGCGTTCTCGTGAGCAGTAGGTTTACGTGGCTTCTTTTCTTCCGGCGCACTCGCTCGTCCAGAGTCCGGAGTCCAGACATAAACTCGCCCACCCCTCACGCCACGCACCAAGGAGAGGCAAGCAAGCTGTAACGGCTGCCCGGCGAAGGTGAGTGGTGACCATGGACGTGGCGAGCAGCACGGCCAAGCGCAAGCGCTCGTCCGCCGAAGCCCCGGCCCCCGTCGGCGTCGACGACGTGTCCGACACCGAGGTCGAGGAGTTCTACGCCATACTCCGCCGCATGCGGGACGCCTCCCGCCGGCTCGCCTCGGGCGGGGTcgccgccgccagggcccgcgCCCCGGCTCCGGCCCCGCGCGCGCCGGCCTGGTGCCCCAGCTTCTCCTGGGAGGACTTCGCCCCGACACCGCCGCCTGCCCCGCAGCAGCAACTGCCCGCAGACGAGCGCGTCGCCGAGAACGCCACGCCGCCGCGGCGGCCCGTCCCCCGCGGCCTCGAcctcaacgccgagccggagccggAGGTCACCCCCTCGTAGAGGCGCGAGGACGACGAGCCCTGGGACGGACGGACAGACGTGGGCGAGCTGGCCGGCGACGATACTCTCCTCTCCTCTGTACCACCCACCGCCCGGCCGGCCGGTGCTTTTTTAGCAAACTGATCATCTTCATCTGTTAATTTACTTTACCGGTGGTAATTCGGTATGTTTAAACGAACGTTACTATACTACGTAGCACTGTAGTTGTACGAGTACTCTCTTTCTTGGCCGCGTACATTTGTACGTGATGCCTCTCGCTGTCTTGCTTGTGTGAACAAGGGAGACCTGTCACAAGAGTCCATTGAGACTGCTGTATTCTACTAACATTGCTTCATTATTAGTGCCTGCTTGACTTCCAAGGAATTCTAACTTACAGCTTTAACCACAGCTCTGCTACTGCCAAGGCCACGTCTAGAACAAAGTAAAGGCATAGGAATTTTGGAGAACAGGATCCATGTAGGAAATTTCCTTTTGGTGCAATTTGGAACAAAGGAATTGCTATCTTGCATTATTTCGAAATTCCTATGGAATGGGCTATTCCATAGAatttcggaaatgttaacgcccacacgtgtgggcgttgatCATCTCGATCACACGCATTCATCACCgtccagtactatatgcacgaatcttgacacaatctggctgattttctgtgccacgtaggacaaggcgtgtgtgtggtgtgtgacatagttcgcccacacatccgttttaccacacggaggggccagtgtgtgggcgtttagcagttcacccacacaccagttttcagtcacgcacaagggctggtgtgtgggcatttgccatctcgcccacacgcccatCTCCTCTCCCACGcgtaagctgctagttgccatgtgtttttgcagcgcacatggcaactgcctctagtgtgctttataagcaggtggcaactctctttttttacctgagttgccatgtgtttttgcagggtacacggcaactgtctagtgtgcacgtaagcagatggcaactgtcttttaccgagttgccatgtgtttttgcatggtacatggcaactgccccaacgtgcacgtacatgACAACCGCCCTAACATgcatgtaagcagatggcaactcttcctttttacatggcaactgccctagcatacttgtgagcacatgacaactctctcaactgcctagtgttagtatgtggcaactcctaaagttatgaaatcatggcaactacattagatcagaccatacatggcaactgcagttgagcaaccatggcaactgcagttgtccgacatggcaaccgtagttcagcgacatggcaactgtagaTAAACAAACATGGatgagggtctggaccatggcaactgcgggcgcgtggtgggcgtcacgcgtcgcgtgcgggaccagaagggtacgaggccggacatacgggcgtgtgggcgttatcaacttcgcccacgcacgcgtgtgagagggttcAGGAGGGAAAAAAAGATGTGTGTAGGCATTAGTTATTTTGCCCATACGTAGGTGTGTGAGCTGGTTGCTGTCCATATcacacgaggcgtgtggc
The Triticum dicoccoides isolate Atlit2015 ecotype Zavitan chromosome 3A, WEW_v2.0, whole genome shotgun sequence genome window above contains:
- the LOC119271037 gene encoding protein NEGATIVE REGULATOR OF RESISTANCE-like, giving the protein MDVASSTAKRKRSSAEAPAPVGVDDVSDTEVEEFYAILRRMRDASRRLASGGVAAARARAPAPAPRAPAWCPSFSWEDFAPTPPPAPQQQLPADERVAENATPPRRPVPRGLDLNAEPEPEVTPS